One stretch of Ananas comosus cultivar F153 linkage group 6, ASM154086v1, whole genome shotgun sequence DNA includes these proteins:
- the LOC109711696 gene encoding probable WRKY transcription factor 34, whose protein sequence is MSEEDDGIAMISEWAPPDPEQRALMSEYVARPISSLVVEKGSDGPADGSENQNAVARSTEEEDVFGHKSNNHGRLAERMAARAGFNVPKLNMSHIPLNNIVASSLEAQSPYLTIPPGLSPTTLLDSPVFLSNALGQPSPTTGRFSFLESGNADQMMVCIPNKIQDCSVEDETETFSFKPHLEPQSSYFLSAENKGSSTINHMQPLPSMAVSVQAENTVRAGQEGSPFNNTNQRKFNLQIDSSDQKDISSSNILKQSMPDSFLANDQSSPPDDHQDGEADPKGEQASAAIGAPAEDGYNWRKYGQKQVKHSEFPRSYYKCTHPNCPVKKKVERSHEGHITEIIYKGNHNHPKPPVNRRPGVPSSHPFTESQVDGTEKSLWANTEHGAPQDWVSDAVDANSSASVAAKLCDPAAAVQSQDGGARFESADAIDVSSTLSNEEEEDDRATHGSVSLACDGEGDETESKRRKLDACAIEMSAASRAVREPRVVVQTTSEVDILDDGYRWRKYGQKVVKGNPNPRSYYKCTHPGCSVRKHVERASHDLKSVITTYEGKHNHEVPAARNSSHPSSTSGASAMGASQSNSMQRRPDLTQDGLVRFTSVAPLGPLGLPPRDHLGPPSCFSFGMGQPRLTNLPMPNFVPIGLSPPMHAYIGHGHGIDPGLMLPKGEPQEEPVSNGGSSVYQQMINRLPLGPQM, encoded by the exons ATGTCCGAAGAAGATGATGGTATTGCCATGATCAGTGAGTGGGCACCTCCGGATCCTGAACAAAGGGCTTTGATGTCGGAATATGTTGCGCGACCAATCTCTTCTCTTGTTGTAGAGAAAGGAAGTGATGGCCCTGCTGATGGATCGGAGAATCAAAACGCAGTTGCCCGTTCGACGGAAGAAGAAGATGTTTTCGGTCACAAATCCAACAACCATGGAAGACTTGCTGAGAGAATGGCCGCGAGGGCCGGATTCAATGTTCCGAAACTTAACATGTCTCACATTCCGCTAAACAATATAGTGGCATCATCCTTGGAAGCTCAATCTCCTTATCTGACGATTCCGCCTGGTCTCAGTCCGACAACACTGTTGGATTCCCCGGTTTTTCTATCCAATGCTCTG GGTCAACCTTCACCAACTACAGGCAGGTTTTCCTTCCTTGAGAGTGGCAATGCCGACCAAATGATGGTGTGTATTCCTAATAAAATCCAAGATTGTTCAGTTGAAGATGAAACTGAAACTTTTTCCTTCAAGCCTCATCTGGAACCACAATCTTCATATTTTCTAAGTGCTGAAAACAAG GGTTCTTCAACCATCAATCATATGCAACCCTTGCCAAGTATGGCTGTGTCTGTTCAGGCAGAAAACACTGTTCGAGCAGGACAAGAAGGAAGTCCTTTTAATAACACAAATCAGCGAAAATTCAACCTTCAAATTGACTCATCTGATCAAAAAGATATCTCCAGTAGTAACATTCTTAAACAGAGTATGCCTGATTCCTTTCTGGCTAATGATCAATCTTCACCTCCTGACGACCATCAGGATGGAGAGGCAGATCCAAAGGGAGAACAGGCTTCAGCGGCCATTGGAGCGCCAGCTGAGGATGGATACAATTGGAGAAAATATGGTCAGAAACAAGTAAAACATAGCGAGTTTCCAAGAAGCTACTACAAGTGCACTCACCCAAACTGCCCTGTAAAGAAGAAGGTCGAGCGATCTCATGAGGGCCATATAACGGAGATAATCTACAAGGGTAACCACAACCACCCCAAGCCGCCTGTAAATCGCCGGCCTGGTGTTCCTTCTTCCCACCCATTCACCGAATCGCAAGTTGATGGCACTGAGAAATCTTTGTGGGCGAATACTGAACATGGAGCTCCTCAAGATTGGGTCAGCGATGCTGTAGATGCAAATTCATCTGCTTCTGTTGCTGCTAAACTATGTGATCCGGCTGCTGCTGTTCAGTCTCAAGATGGTGGTGCAAGATTCGAGTCTGCAGATGCTATAGATGTTTCATCGACACTATCCaacgaagaggaagaagatgatagAGCCACTCATGGAAGTGTGTCCCTGGCCTGTGATGGTGAGGGAGATGAGACCGAGTCCAAGAGAAG GAAGCTAGATGCTTGTGCTATCGAGATGAGTGCGGCTTCGCGAGCAGTTCGTGAACCAAGGGTTGTGGTTCAGACGACAAGCGAGGTTGACATTCTTGACGACGGGTATCGCTGGCGCAAGTATGGCCAGAAGGTGGTGAAAGGAAATCCAAATCCAAG GAGCTATTACAAGTGCACGCATCCGGGCTGCTCCGTTCGAAAGCACGTAGAAAGGGCTTCTCATGATCTAAAGTCAGTAATCACAACCTATGAGGGAAAGCACAACCACGAAGTTCCGGCTGCGAGAAACAGCAGCCACCCGAGCTCTACTTCTGGCGCATCAGCTATGGGAGCATCGCAGTCTAACAGCATGCAACGCAGACCCGATCTGACCCAAGATGGCTTGGTTCGGTTCACCAGTGTTGCACCTCTAGGCCCATTGGGCCTCCCTCCGAGAGACCATCTTGGGCCGCCAAGTTGCTTCTCGTTTGGTATGGGCCAGCCGCGCCTGACAAACCTCCCAATGCCTAATTTTGTGCCCATTGGTCTTTCGCCACCGATGCATGCTTATATAGGACATGGCCATGGTATTGATCCGGGGCTCATGCTGCCGAAAGGAGAGCCCCAGGAGGAGCCCGTGTCGAATGGGGGATCATCGGTTTATCAGCAGATGATCAACAGGCTGCCTCTAGGACCTCAGATGTAA
- the LOC109711981 gene encoding uncharacterized protein LOC109711981, translating to MALELHLPTFLSSSLRSSSPSPKISTPQTLTLTLRGPSFRTRRRRSLLPRSRSFTVSASLPTLDLTEDNIRKVLIDAKSELAQIFDGSVGITGQVDLAELDGPYVKLRLKGRFWHTRATVVARVGNYLKNRIPDILEVDIEDDKQLDDSPANF from the exons ATGGCGTTAGAGCTCCACCTCCCgaccttcctctcctcctccctccgctcttcctccccctcccctAAGATCTCCAccccccaaaccctaaccctaacgctAAGGGGCCCAAGCTTTCGCACGCGGAGGCGGAGATCGCTTCTTCCTCGGTCGCGCTCCTTCACTGTGTCCGCTTCTCTTCCTACTCTCGATCTCACCGAAGACAACATCAGGAAGGTCCTAATCGATGCTAAATCCGAG TTGGCCCAGATCTTCGATGGATCAGTTGGCATAACAG GGCAAGTGGATCTTGCTGAATTAGATGGCCCATATGTGAAGCTTCGCCTGAAGGGCCGGTTTTGGCACACACGCGCCACAGTCGTGGCGCGTGTCGGTAATTATCTCAAAAACAGGATCCCG GACATTTTGGAGGTGGATATTGAAGATGACAAACAACTGGATGATAGCCCAGCAAACTTTTGA
- the LOC109711720 gene encoding disease resistance protein RGA2-like, whose translation MAAAFIPESRISAIVGKLVDTASSYVQQHEASGGMAGEVAGLRQALSKIELILTALEGTPIADRHKEVERWLWRLRDAVEGADDVLDELDYYELEKKIQARDRLHEVRVPVSRRKRKYVDFVNCIFSDDALKSLMEAVKELNKVAAGMQRITQIVTDSYGGGFTLRNRYDIRKVRETRWCFIENVVLGRDKERDRIVDWLTKQVDYQPSSSNIPTFAIVGESGAGKTALTQFIRWDKRVRGYFDKVMWVSVLESFSASEVRNKILEDVTSQSTNVRSSQMLKERLISMRFLLILDDVSTSFEKEWNELIPLLSGQTGSKILLTTENNSVADILKRVTKGRTESLHLNGLEESDYMMLFNKHAYPSVDPDEHEDLQLIGKQITSKLRGMPSAARVVGRVLSSRMDYGYWERILNYIMNLEQSEDGLKVLSKWRYDHLPMHLQMCFRYCSLFPRGYMFEKDKLISMWMASGLIQQPMHEKKRPEDIGAGYLNILSQKSFFNCKPRGPDEVSVYYYVKHDLLYELAQNTSSGECLRIEGVDQKNIPSMLRHLTLESATALEIRMISHLKYLRTLIINSTEFYNPEPDHLYALNEMLKGLKSLRLFSLNVYILHKLPDQIGSLIHLRYLSLRQRCSSENLLHFFSYPMYGLSSRRVLDWFAQSVCRLYHLEVMETSAFSEVNFDKTELDGLGNLINMRHLHIPSDIMIKIPWIGKLTSLQELNDFNVREESGYRITELKDLKELRQLYVRNLQNVTSQEEAIEAKLNVKKNLESLTLEWSVGRSTVSETDELFLDNLQPNCNLKELKLGGYNGVKFPYWIESKFLPNLQSIVLFNCHKLENLPPLGQLKFLHLLHLNSMQAVKTVGHSFYGSNACAFRFLRELRFECMPEWVEWVEWVQVEDRLLFPRLQILEIKDCPRLRRLPTLPLSLRQLSITNAGLDDFPRIYQFVGTKKDILLRDRFFPYKPLLSSLHIVDCPNLPPLEMTQLRQQREIQKRSFQSLELQERIYSRTKGTSILGLTPKIKDNIVPSKLERLALGRCDQFDVSLGSLSSLTSLSRFRMDGCVNVSSLPSAGVFERLTVLHSLEILNCKNLESLSGIQALRSLRFLSICGCGKLTADSSLHQPTVIDVDQGDTTTGSSLNLDELEIDHHLLLLVEPLKSLCSAKRLVVTDASSLACLPENWLLRNRTALQDITMYDAVCLHSLPPSMASFCSLHTLKLFHAPLIESLPNLPTSLSTLCITDCHPLLKARCQEDIGLDWCKIANIPHVSILERFHADDS comes from the coding sequence ATGGCTGCGGCTTTCATCCCTGAATCGAGGATTTCTGCCATCGTCGGCAAGCTAGTCGACACCGCTTCCTCCTACGTCCAGCAGCACGAGGCGTCTGGCGGCATGGCGGGCGAGGTCGCGGGGCTCCGGCAAGCCCTTTCGAAGATCGAATTAATCCTGACCGCCCTCGAGGGCACGCCGATCGCGGATCGACACAAGGAGGTGGAAAGATGGCTGTGGCGGCTCCGAGACGCCGTCGAAGGCGCCGACGACGTGCTCGACGAGCTAGACTACTACGAGCTGGAGAAGAAAATACAAGCTCGAGATCGCCTCCACGAGGTAAGAGTTCCTGTCTCTAGGCGCAAGAGAAAGTATGTTGATTTTGTTAACTGCATCTTTTCCGACGACGCGCTGAAGAGCCTGATGGAGGCTGTGAAGGAGCTGAACAAGGTTGCTGCTGGGATGCAGCGCATTACTCAAATTGTTACCGACTCTTATGGTGGTGGCTTTACTCTTCGCAATCGGTATGATATTAGGAAAGTGCGTGAGACTAGGTGGTGCTTTATTGAAAATGTAGTATTAGGCCGGGACAAGGAGAGGGATAGGATAGTTGACTGGCTGACTAAACAAGTAGATTATCAGCCTAGCTCTTCCAATATTCCTACTTTTGCAATTGTTGGTGAGAGTGGGGCAGGGAAAACCGCTCTCACTCAATTCATCCGCTGGGATAAAAGAGTACGGGGATACTTTGACAAGGTTATGTGGGTAAGTGTTCTTGAATCCTTTTCGGCAAGCGAGGTGAGAAACAAGATCCTGGAAGATGTGACGTCGCAGAGCACTAACGTACGGAGTTCGCAGATGCTGAAAGAGAGGCTGATCTCAATGAGGTTTCTACTCATATTGGATGATGTTTCGACTAGTTTTGAAAAGGAATGGAACGAATTAATTCCTCTTTTGAGTGGACAAACAGGGAGTAAAATCTTGTTAACAACTGAAAACAATTCAGTGGCAGATATTCTAAAAAGAGTGACTAAAGGTAGAACAGAATCTTTACACCTGAATGGCTTGGAAGAGAGTGACTATATGATGCTTTTCAATAAGCATGCTTATCCCTCTGTTGACCCTGATGAACACGAGGACTTGCAATTAATTGGCAAGCAAATAACAAGTAAGCTTAGGGGAATGCCATCGGCAGCAAGAGTTGTGGGCAGAGTGTTAAGCTCCCGCATGGACTATGGGTACTGGGAAAGAATCCTGAATTATATTATGAATCTAGAACAAAGTGAGGATGGCTTAAAGGTGCTTTCTAAATGGAGATATGACCATTTACCCATGCATTTGCAAATGTGCTTCAGGTATTGTAGTCTGTTTCCACGAGGTTACATGTTTGAGAAGGACAAGTTAATTAGCATGTGGATGGCTTCTGGGTTGATTCAGCAACCTATGCATGAAAAGAAAAGGCCAGAGGATATTGGAGCAGGCTATCTAAATATCCTGAGTCAGAAATCATTCTTCAACTGCAAACCGAGAGGTCCTGATGAAGTTTCTGTTTATTACTATGTTAAGCATGATCTGCTTTATGAGCTAGCACAAAATACTTCTTCAGGGGAATGTTTGCGAATTGAAGGTgttgatcaaaaaaatattcccaGCATGCTTCGCCATTTAACTCTTGAAAGTGCAACTGCTCTTGAGATTAGAATGATCTCCCATCTCAAGTACTTGCGTACCCTCATCATAAATTCTACGGAGTTCTACAACCCGGAACCAGATCATTTATATGCACTTAATGAGATGCTGAAAGGATTAAAAAGTTTGCGTTTGTTTAGCTTGAATGTGTATATCTTGCATAAGTTGCCTGATCAAATTGGTTCTTTAATACATCTCCGCTATCTGTCTCTTCGGCAACGGTGCTCTAGCGaaaatttattacattttttttcctaccCAATGTATGGGCTGTCTTCAAGACGAGTTCTGGATTGGTTTGCCCAGTCAGTGTGCAGGCTGTATCACTTGGAAGTGATGGAAACTTCAGCATTTTCTGAGGTAAATTTTGATAAAACTGAATTAGATGGCTTGGGCAACCTAATTAACATGCGACACTTGCATATTCCTAGTGATATAATGATCAAGATTCCTTGGATTGGCAAACTAACTTCCCTTCAGGAGTTGAATGATTTCAATGTCCGGGAGGAGAGTGGTTACAGAATAACCGAACTGAAGGACCTTAAAGAACTTCGTCAACTATATGTTCGAAATCTTCAGAATGTGACAAGTCAAGAAGAGGCCATAGAGGCCAAGTTGAATGTGAAAAAAAATCTCGAGTCATTGACGTTGGAATGGTCTGTAGGTCGATCCACTGTTTCAGAGACCGATGAGCTGTTCCTTGACAATCTCCAGCCAAATTGCAATCTCAAAGAACTAAAGCTTGGTGGATATAATGGTGTCAAGTTTCCATATTGGATAGAATCTAAATTTCTCCCCAATCTGCAATCCATTGTACTATTCAACTGTCACAAATTGGAAAATCTCCCTCCGCTAGGGCAGTTAAaatttcttcatcttcttcatctaaATTCTATGCAAGCAGTAAAGACAGTAGGTCACTCATTTTATGGAAGTAATGCTTGTGCCTTTCGATTTCTTAGGGAGCTAAGATTTGAGTGTATGCCTGAGTGGGTCGAGTGGGTCGAGTGGGTTCAAGTAGAGGACAGACTCCTGTTTCCTCGACTTCAAATTCTGGAAATTAAAGATTGTCCTAGATTGAGAAGATTGCCCACTTTGCCTCTTAGTTTAAGACAATTGAGTATTACTAATGCTGGGTTGGATGATTTTCCCAGAATATATCAGTTTGTAGGCACGAAAAAAGATATATTGTTACGAGATAGATTTTTCCCATATAAACCATTACTCTCTTCTCTCCACATTGTTGATTGTCCAAACCTCCCTCCTTTAGAGATGACACAGCTACGACAACAGCGAGAAATTCAGAAACGAAGCTTCCAATCTCTTGAACTTCAAGAAAGAATCTACAGCCGCACAAAAGGAACGTCCATACTAGGTTTGACACCAAAGATCAAAGACAACATTGTGCCTTCAAAACTAGAAAGACTTGCTCTTGGGCGGTGTGATCAATTCGATGTCTCACTAGGGTCATTGTCAAGCCTGACCTCTCTTTCTCGATTTAGAATGGATGGTTGTGTAAATGTATCATCCCTTCCCTCAGCAGGAGTTTTTGAACGATTGACAGTGCTGCACAGTTTGGAGATTTTGAACTGCAAAAATTTAGAATCATTGAGCGGTATACAAGCCCTCAGATCCCTTAGATTCCTGTCAATTTGCGGATGTGGCAAGCTCACTGCAGATTCATCTTTGCATCAACCTACGGTCATTGATGTCGACCAGGGGGACACAACGACAGGCTCCTCTTTAAATCTTGATGAGCTTGAAATCGACCACCACCTGCTCTTGCTTGTGGAGCCATTGAAAAGCCTTTGCTCCGCCAAAAGATTAGTGGTCACCGATGCTTCCTCATTAGCGTGCTTACCTGAGAACTGGCTACTACGAAATCGAACTGCACTCCAAGATATTACGATGTATGATGCAGTTTGTCTTCACTCCCTGCCACCGAGCATGGCAAGCTTCTGCAGCCTCCATACTTTGAAGTTATTTCATGCTCCTCTGATCGAGTCACTTCCCAACCTTCCCACCTCGCTGAGTACTCTATGCATCACAGACTGTCATCCTCTGTTGAAAGCGAGGTGCCAAGAGGATATAGGCCTCGATTGGTGCAAGATTGCCAACATCCCTCATGTGAGCATTCTGGAAAGATTTCATGCAGATGACAGCTAA
- the LOC109711305 gene encoding putative disease resistance protein RGA4: protein MKAALERINQALPQIHGILSIVERGQICEQNKALNAWLWQLRDAVEEAEDVLDELKYYELEKKANAHDDKVSGSVFEPKRKLFTFHNHSFSDDTLKRLREAVKGLDKVAANVGPFLQLVTGLYGNGVKLQQLDEIKNARETSSFVIENCVLGREKEKKMIVEWLTRPVGDKPEPSAAANVSALAIVGIGGLGKTTLAQLIYHDESVQKYFDALMWVCVSDCINAAMLTRKILEASKIGENFGDKSPMLTRKVLEASKIGKNFGDSLNTLQEVLKENLAKKKFLLILDDVWNDDKENEWEKVVAPLKCGQRGSKILLTTRMNSVADMIAKATKGENEIFKLDGLEENSNLLLFKKHAFAGVNPDDHKSLLLIGKKIAKKLMGCPLAAKVIGGLLNSFMDVGYWIRILKKDIENIEQDEDGIMTLLRLSYQHLPTNLQICFRYCCIFPKDYQFKKDELIYMWLGSGLIQNSRHGERPEDIAGMYLDHLTRKSFFDRKSKIGASESDQHYIMHDLLHALARSVSSGECLRVEGDSSRNIPETVRHICIETKNRLAIKEVSHLKNLRTLVINFRYCDPEPDRQFVLSEVLKELKRVRLLSLTTSIIFKLPELVRDLIHLRYLSLQHCSGEDLMDLNPQLPHAREYLQNWFLNSAYRLYHLQVLRFSVLPTITFEKIDMDGINNLVNLRQLHISGHIITKIPWIGKLTSLQSLNAFNVRNENGFKISELKDLKLLRQLYVRNLENVRNTKEAIEAKLNEKENLALLSLAWTSGHSTDLQMDEQLFDILRPHINLKKLKVDGYGGTRSPYWMANLSLSNLRSIELFNCHRWQQLPPVNRLPLLNYLHLNGMQAIKQVEFSINESGVACAFPSLKEIRFVDMLEWEESVGIENRYLFPQLQTLEIRNCPKLRGLPTLPISLRRLAINNVGFAALPQIRQDCSNSSRRASLLEPSLYSLTINNCQNLTSLNEWLLQQQQHIKALEELSIQGCRKLVHLPVEMFAELLYLKKLTIKECEQLETRELQDNSLPSKLQELTIGSCGDLDGSLLKSLPGLTSLTQLKLYDCAKISSLASGEVLANLTALRCLEILNCKKLESLDAIKSLSSLVYLSIYGCDKIVELSLQQAPLAIDTEQGDVDDSSLNLDKLEIDRHTILHMEPLRNLSSTKRLTINGGPLLESLPEGWLLQNRTSLQEIKVKNAICLQSLPSSIASLCNLQTLYVFNARLIQSLPDFPATLNTLCISDCQQTLKDRCRTDMGLDWCKIAKIPNKKITEKLPAEGI, encoded by the coding sequence ATGAAGGCTGCGCTGGAACGAATAAACCAAGCCCTTCCACAAATCCACGGAATCTTAAGCATTGTTGAAAGGGGGCAGATCTGCGAACAAAACAAAGCACTTAATGCATGGCTCTGGCAACTAAGAGATGCCGTCGAAGAGGCAGAGGATGTTCTCGATGAGTTGAAGTACTACGAGCTGGAGAAGAAAGCAAATGCTCATGATGACAAGGTGAGCGGCTCTGTCTTTGAACCTAAGAGAAAACTCTTTACTTTCCATAATCATTCCTTTAGTGATGACACTTTAAAGAGGTTAAGGGAGGCTGTAAAGGGGTTGGATAAGGTTGCTGCCAATGTCGGCCCTTTCCTTCAACTTGTTACTGGGTTGTATGGTAATGGTGTTAAGCTTCAACAGCTGGATGAAATCAAGAATGCTCGCGAAACTAGCTCATTTGTAATAGAAAACTGTGTGCTTGGccgagaaaaagagaagaaaatgatcGTTGAATGGTTGACGAGACCAGTAGGTGATAAGCCTGAGCCCTCTGCAGCTGCCAATGTCTCTGCTTTGGCAATAGTTGGCATAGGAGGGTTGGGGAAGACCACTCTAGCTCAACTAATCTACCATGATGAAAGTGTACAAAAGTACTTTGATGCACTTATGTGGGTATGCGTTTCTGATTGCATCAATGCCGCAATGCTAACAAGAAAGATTCTAGAAGCATCTAAGATTGGGGAGAACTTTGGCGACAAGAGTCCAATGCTAACAAGAAAGGTTCTAGAAGCATCTAAGATTGGGAAGAACTTTGGCGACAGTCTAAATACTCTTCAAGAGGTTCTTAAAGAGAATTTGGCGAAAAAGAAGTTTCTGCTCATATTAGATGACGTTTGGAATGATGATAAAGAAAATGAATGGGAGAAAGTGGTGGCTCCCTTGAAATGTGGACAAAGAGGAAGCAAGATCTTGTTGACAACTCGAATGAACTCAGTGGCGGATATGATTGCAAAAGCGACGAAAGGAGAAAACGAAATTTTTAAACTCGATGGGTTAGAAGAAAATAGTAATTTGTTGCTTTTCAAGAAGCATGCATTTGCCGGAGTGAACCCTGATGATCATAAAAGCTTGCTGCTGATAGGCAAAAAGATAGCAAAGAAGCTAATGGGTTGTCCATTGGCAGCAAAGGTAATAGGGGGACTTCTGAACTCTTTTATGGATGTTGGGTACTGGATCAGAATCTTGAAGAAAGACATTGAAAATATAGAACAAGATGAGGACGGCATCATGACACTTCTAAGATTGAGCTATCAACATCTACCCACCAACTTGCAAATTTGCTTTAGGTATTGCTGTATATTTCCTAAAGACTATCAGTTTAAAAAGGATGAGTTGATTTACATGTGGTTAGGTTCAGGGTTGATTCAAAACTCTAGACATGGAGAGAGGCCAGAGGATATTGCCGGGATGTATTTAGATCATCTAACAAGAAAATCATTCTTTGATCGCAAATCAAAAATAGGCGCTAGCGAATCTGACCAACATTACATTATGCATGATCTACTACATGCCCTAGCACGATCAGTTTCTTCAGGGGAATGTTTGAGAGTAGAAGGCGATAGTTCAAGAAATATCCCAGAAACAGTTCGCCATATATGCATTGAAACAAAAAATCGTCTTGCAATCAAAGAGGTCTCACATCTCAAGAACTTGCGCACCCTTGTTATAAATTTTAGGTACTGTGATCCTGAGCCAGATCGACAATTCGTACTTTCTGAAGTTCTGAAGGAGTTAAAAAGAGTACGCTTATTGAGCTTAACTACATCTATCATATTTAAGTTGCCTGAACTAGTTCGTGATTTAATACACCTACGATACCTATCTCTTCAGCACTGTTCAGGAGAAGACTTAATGGATTTAAATCCCCAATTGCCACATGCTAGAGAATATCTACAAAATTGGTTTCTTAATTCAGCTTACAGGCTTTATCATCTCCAAGTACTAAGATTTTCAGTACTTCCTACGATAACCTTTGAGAAAATAGACATGGATGGCATAAACAACCTGGTTAATTTGCGACAGCTACACATTTCTGGTCATATAATAACCAAGATACCTTGGATCGGCAAACTAACCTCCCTTCAATCACTAAATGCTTTTAATGTCCGGAATGAGAATGGATTCAAAATAAGTGAACTAAAGGACCTAAAACTTCTTCGTCAATTATATGTCAGGAATCTTGAGAATGTAAGGAACACCAAAGAGGCTATAGAGGCCAAGTTGAATGAAAAAGAGAATCTTGCATTGTTGTCCTTAGCATGGACTTCAGGTCACTCCACTGACCTACAGATGGATGAGCAACTATTTGATATCCTCCGACCACATATCAATCTCAAGAAACTGAAAGTTGATGGTTATGGTGGTACAAGATCTCCATATTGGATggcaaatctctctctctccaatctGAGATCGATTGAACTATTCAACTGTCACAGATGGCAACAGCTCCCACCTGTTAACCGGCTACCATTGCTCAACTATCTCCATCTGAATGGAATGCAGGCAATAAAACAAGTAGAATTTTCAATCAATGAGAGCGGTGTTGCTTGTGCCTTTCCTTCCCTGAAGGAGATAAGATTTGTGGACATGCTAGAGTGGGAAGAGTCGGTTGGAATTGAGAACAGGTACCTATTTCCTCAGCTTCAGACACTAGAGATTAGAAATTGCCCTAAGTTGAGGGGACTACCCACCCTGCCTATCAGTCTAAGAAGATTAGCAATCAATAATGTTGGGTTTGCAGCTCTTCCACAAATACGTCAGGACTGTAGCAATAGCAGCAGAAGGGCGTCATTGTTGGAACCTTCACTTTATTCTTTGACCATCAACAATTGCCAAAACCTTACTTCTCTAAATGAATGGCTTCTGCAACAACAGCAACATATAAAGGCTCTTGAGGAATTATCCATCCAAGGATGTAGAAAGCTAGTGCACCTGCCAGTGGAGATGTTTGCAGAACTACTTTACCTTAAAAAACTAACTATTAAAGAGTGTGAACAGCTGGAGACGCGGGAGCTCCAAGACAATAGCCTGCCCTCAAAACTCCAAGAACTCACTATTGGATCGTGTGGTGACCTCGACGGCTCATTGCTCAAGTCATTGCCAGGCCTAACCTCTCTCACTCAGTTGAAACTCTATGACTGTGCAAAGATATCATCCCTTGCCTCAGGAGAAGTGCTTGCAAATTTGACAGCATTGCGCTGTTTGGAAATTCTAAACTGCAAAAAGCTAGAATCATTGGATGCAATAAAAAGTCTCTCATCCCTCGTGTACTTGTCAATCTACGGATGTGACAAGATTGTTGAGCTCTCATTGCAGCAGGCACCATTGGCCATTGATACTGAACAAGGGGATGTGGATGATTCCTCTTTAAATCTTGATAAACTCGAAATTGATCGCCACACAATTCTACATATGGAGCCATTAAGAAACCTCAGCTCCACCAAAAGGTTGACTATCAATGGCGGTCCACTACTTGAGTCCTTACCTGAGGGATGGTTGCTGCAAAACCGCACCTCCCTCCAAGAAATTAAGGTGAAAAATGCCATCTGCCTTCAGTCCCTACCATCGAGCATCGCAAGCCTCTGCAACCTGCAAACTTTGTATGTATTCAATGCTCGTCTGATCCAGTCACTTCCAGACTTTCCTGCCACACTGAATACCCTGTGCATCTCAGACTGTCAACAAACGCTAAAGGACCGCTGCAGAACGGATATGGGCCTTGATTGGTGCAAGATCGCCAAAATTCCTAATAAGAAGATTACAGAGAAGTTACCTGCGGAGGGTATCTGA